The stretch of DNA GTTCTTTGGCGACGAGTATTACCTCGACGGGCCCTTTGCCGACATCGACCTGGTCCAGGTCGCCCACGACGAGGGCCGCAACGTCAACGTCTGGACGGTAGCGACGTGGTACGAGGCGGCGCAGCTCTCGCGTGCTAGCGTCGATGGCATCATCGCAAACTACCCGTTCGACCTGTCGTAATTTTCACACAATTGCCGGAGAAACAAGGGGTGTTCACCTACCGTTTTACGAATGGTTGTGTACAGTTCACATGAGCAGTGAAACCAATGGCCACGACCAACGAACCCACTGAAGAAACACGCAACGATTTAGACCTGAACGCGCTGTTTTCGACCATTGACGCCGTCGAAGACGACCCCACACTCGGTGAGGTAACTTTCCGCGCAGAGACGGAATGGACGGGTGGCGTCTCCTGTGAAACGCGCGTCAGTGACTTCGACCACGCGGGCGAGACCATCGACTCGCCGGAGTTCGTCATCGAGAGCGACGAACCAACCCAACTGCTTGGTGAACGCGCTGCGCCGAATCCCGCAGAACTCTTGCTCGCCGCGCTTGGCTCGTGTCTCACCGTGAGCTACGCCGCCCATGGCGCGGCACTCGGCGTCCAACTCAACAGCCTCCGCTTCGAGTTCGAAGGCGACATCGACCTGCGTGGCTTTCTCGGGCTCGCAGACGACGTGAGAAACGGATTTGACGAAATCGAGGTGACGACCTACCTCGACGCTGAAGGCACAGAAGCGGAGCTTGCGGAGCTGAGAGAGGCTGCTGAGGGCGCATCGTCCATCATGGACAACGTCATGAACGCCGTCACGGTTTCGTCGGAACTCGTTACGAACTGACCTACGGCTTTTTCTATCGACCGCTGTCCGTCCGGCCGCGTGAGAGCGGCTGTGCAGAGGGATTTCCCGGCAACTCACCGAGGCGGTACACCGAGTACGCGCCCGTCCCGAAGACAAACAGCGCCATCGCCCCGAGGAGCACAACGGCATTCTTCCAACTCGGCCCGGCGGTCGCCATCGCCACCATCATCACGGGTATGAGCGAGAGTGCGGCGACGCGACCGGCAATCCCGAACGCTATCATGATGACCGCTGTGACTTCGATGAGACCGACTACGACGACGAGCGCCTCCGGGACGGGGAAGCCAAGCGACGCGAAGAAGCCCGCGCTCTGGCTGAAGTTCAGGAATTTACTCATGGCAGGTATCGTGAGGATGCCCACCACTACTGCGCGGATTGGTAGCGGCGCGAGTTCGGTGAAACGAGTTCTCATACCTACCACCCACGAACTCATGTAAATTCATTATGAAGGTTCTAAACGGTTTTTAGCCACGGGGCTAGTCGCCCCTTTCGGGTAGCTATTTGCGGATTCACCCGAGTTATGCGGTCATGAAGGAGAAAACTGGCCGCCGCTGGCAGCGCGGCACCGCCCCCGGGACGTTTTCAATCGCCGCCTACGACCCCGATGCAGACAGCTTTGGCGGG from Haladaptatus sp. ZSTT2 encodes:
- a CDS encoding DoxX family protein, which translates into the protein MRTRFTELAPLPIRAVVVGILTIPAMSKFLNFSQSAGFFASLGFPVPEALVVVVGLIEVTAVIMIAFGIAGRVAALSLIPVMMVAMATAGPSWKNAVVLLGAMALFVFGTGAYSVYRLGELPGNPSAQPLSRGRTDSGR
- a CDS encoding OsmC family protein produces the protein MATTNEPTEETRNDLDLNALFSTIDAVEDDPTLGEVTFRAETEWTGGVSCETRVSDFDHAGETIDSPEFVIESDEPTQLLGERAAPNPAELLLAALGSCLTVSYAAHGAALGVQLNSLRFEFEGDIDLRGFLGLADDVRNGFDEIEVTTYLDAEGTEAELAELREAAEGASSIMDNVMNAVTVSSELVTN